One window from the genome of Streptomyces sp. WZ-12 encodes:
- a CDS encoding styrene monooxygenase/indole monooxygenase family protein encodes MRKILIVGAGQSGLQLALGLQTQGYDVTLMSNRTADEIRSGRVMSTQCMFHTALQHERDLAVNFWEGQAPRIEGLGVSVAAPGSHAEPGGSQRAIDWVGKLDGYAQSVDQRVKMAGWMETFAQRGGQLVIHGAAVSDLDFFARRYDLTLVSAGKGELVSMFGRDAARSPYDAPQRALAVAYVHGMGPRPEHPEFDAVRCNLVPGVGELFVMPTFTVSGRADILFWEGVPGGPVDAFQGVRDPREHLALTLELMKTFLPWEYARSTGVELTDAGGTLAGRYAPTVRNPIGRLPSGGLVLGVADVVVANDPITGQGSNSAAKCAASYLSSIVERGERPFDGAWMQATFDRYWETAQHVTKWTNAMLAPPPEHVLNLIGAAGQLQPVADRFANGFNDPADFENFFFEPEKTAAYLASLTG; translated from the coding sequence ATGCGGAAGATACTCATCGTTGGAGCCGGCCAGTCCGGTCTCCAACTCGCCCTCGGCCTCCAGACGCAGGGCTACGACGTCACCCTGATGTCCAACCGCACCGCCGACGAGATCCGCTCCGGCCGGGTCATGTCGACGCAGTGCATGTTCCACACCGCCCTCCAGCACGAGCGCGACCTGGCGGTCAACTTCTGGGAGGGACAGGCCCCGCGCATCGAGGGCCTGGGCGTCTCGGTCGCCGCCCCCGGCAGCCACGCCGAGCCCGGCGGCAGCCAGCGCGCCATCGACTGGGTCGGCAAGCTGGACGGCTACGCCCAGTCCGTCGACCAGCGGGTCAAGATGGCCGGCTGGATGGAGACCTTCGCGCAGCGCGGCGGCCAACTGGTCATCCACGGCGCGGCAGTTTCCGACCTGGACTTCTTCGCGCGGCGCTACGACCTGACGCTGGTCTCCGCCGGCAAGGGCGAACTGGTCTCGATGTTCGGCCGGGACGCCGCCCGCTCGCCCTACGACGCCCCGCAGCGCGCCCTGGCCGTCGCCTACGTGCACGGCATGGGCCCGCGCCCGGAGCACCCGGAGTTCGACGCGGTGCGCTGCAACCTCGTGCCCGGCGTCGGCGAGCTGTTCGTGATGCCCACCTTCACCGTCAGCGGCCGGGCCGACATCCTCTTCTGGGAGGGCGTCCCGGGCGGCCCGGTGGACGCCTTCCAGGGCGTGCGGGACCCCAGGGAACACCTGGCCCTGACCCTGGAGTTGATGAAGACGTTCCTGCCGTGGGAGTACGCCCGCAGCACCGGCGTCGAACTGACCGACGCAGGCGGCACGTTGGCCGGCCGCTACGCCCCGACGGTCCGCAACCCGATCGGCCGGCTGCCCTCCGGCGGCCTGGTGCTGGGCGTCGCGGACGTGGTCGTCGCCAACGACCCGATCACCGGCCAGGGCTCCAACTCGGCCGCCAAGTGCGCCGCTTCCTACCTCTCGTCCATCGTCGAGCGCGGGGAGCGCCCGTTCGACGGCGCGTGGATGCAGGCCACCTTCGACCGCTACTGGGAGACCGCCCAGCACGTCACGAAGTGGACCAACGCGATGCTGGCCCCGCCGCCGGAGCACGTGCTGAACCTCATCGGCGCCGCCGGCCAGCTCCAGCCCGTCGCCGACCGGTTCGCCAACGGCTTCAACGACCCGGCCGACTTCGAGAACTTCTTCTTCGAGCCGGAGAAGACCGCCGCCTACCTGGCGTCGCTGACGGGCTGA
- a CDS encoding sensor histidine kinase, producing the protein MAVVAVAVLGAGAPAVVTAADNANGSQHLVDLAGVNAKAITLAHSLADERDAMTAYVAGGRTGRNVSQAPTESQRAQVDRQIDDLRGQAPGDSAAFAAADKLLKQLPDTRQKALAGPATADQVYDSYSEVVQALGGISDDIARGLPARADGGAADTRALPALGRATDQAAAARALLLAGLKAGGSQPKLTAAAQVAHVRAQGALGDFNQAASQQARDRYQRTVNGSDVDTAERYLTKLTDRPYLDATAMAFSRSRVEAALTARVGLMRGVESALATAEIQRLGQLRDDDVTDLEIAVGLEGLCLLVAVGTGIWAARTLTQPLAALRIGAKRLAADPGHEEPINYKGRNDEFAATVRSVNALHAQVAETARRTAELEGERKRLVGSRQRLVAEREVLQEQAEGLKEEAAALAERLAVLRTGIHGRFVNLSLRTVGLVERQLGVIESLEESEQDPERLETLFKLDHYAARMRRNSENLLVLAGAEQHGSSHSGPVPLLDMLRAAVSEIERYERVRIASLPPHAQVAGFASDDLSHLVAELLENATAFSPPDAHVELSGWLLESGELMLSVEDEGIGMTADRLAEVNERLADAESASTSETVDEALGLGLYVVVRLAARHGVQVQLRDRKQGGVTAVVVLPGSILPNRPGPGPVPQGAAAGTGGPALPGSIAEANSNTLQTRTHRLDPAGPPAPAEPVAPAPAPTPAPAPAPAAQAAPEPAPQEPAARRGLAGDPFVAAAERAIDAAGLGTSAQAPAEQAPSGPPAAPSVPAQSKAAPEPVAPEPAASAPELSPYGPQSAGPYASAGNAAGTPGNATGEHTRPGEAAPQGASPAEGVPAPGKRRHAAPAPATADPYAIGPDQHARPVQGGEPAGAPEPTAAPDPASQGEAQEEAPDAAGPPRRTATGLPKRTPKNVAQKKAPAAPRRTGAANAEALRRRLGGFQQGARDGRRDVAAEIAERTAEQTIPQTDTDGAGAPGDSRIGEEARE; encoded by the coding sequence GTGGCCGTGGTCGCCGTCGCGGTGCTGGGGGCCGGCGCCCCCGCAGTGGTGACTGCTGCCGACAACGCCAACGGCAGTCAACATCTGGTCGATCTCGCCGGGGTGAACGCGAAGGCCATCACCCTCGCGCACTCCCTCGCCGACGAGCGCGACGCGATGACCGCGTACGTCGCCGGCGGGCGCACCGGCCGCAACGTCAGCCAGGCACCCACCGAGTCCCAACGCGCCCAGGTGGACCGGCAGATCGACGACCTGCGCGGCCAGGCGCCCGGCGACTCCGCCGCGTTCGCCGCCGCCGACAAGCTCCTCAAGCAACTGCCGGACACCCGGCAGAAGGCGCTCGCCGGGCCCGCCACCGCCGACCAGGTCTACGACTCCTACAGCGAGGTCGTGCAGGCGCTCGGCGGGATCAGCGACGACATCGCCCGGGGCCTGCCCGCCCGGGCCGACGGCGGCGCCGCCGACACCCGCGCGCTGCCCGCCCTCGGCCGGGCCACAGACCAGGCCGCCGCCGCCCGGGCGTTGCTGCTCGCCGGCCTCAAGGCGGGCGGCAGCCAACCGAAGTTGACCGCCGCCGCGCAGGTCGCCCACGTCCGCGCGCAGGGGGCGCTCGGCGACTTCAACCAGGCCGCGAGCCAGCAGGCCCGGGACCGCTACCAGCGCACCGTCAACGGCAGCGACGTCGACACCGCCGAGCGCTATCTGACCAAGCTCACCGACCGGCCATATCTGGACGCCACCGCCATGGCGTTCAGCCGGAGCCGGGTGGAGGCGGCCCTGACGGCCCGGGTCGGGCTGATGCGGGGCGTCGAATCGGCCCTGGCCACCGCCGAGATCCAGCGCCTGGGCCAGCTCCGCGACGACGACGTGACGGACCTGGAGATCGCCGTCGGGCTGGAGGGCCTCTGCCTGCTGGTGGCCGTCGGCACCGGCATCTGGGCCGCCCGCACCCTGACCCAGCCGCTGGCCGCGCTGCGGATCGGCGCCAAGCGGCTGGCGGCCGACCCCGGCCACGAGGAGCCGATCAACTACAAGGGCCGCAACGACGAGTTCGCGGCCACCGTCCGGTCGGTCAACGCGCTGCACGCCCAGGTCGCCGAGACCGCCCGGCGCACCGCCGAACTGGAGGGCGAGCGCAAGCGGTTGGTCGGGTCACGGCAGCGGCTGGTCGCCGAGCGGGAGGTCCTCCAGGAGCAGGCGGAGGGGCTCAAGGAGGAGGCGGCCGCGCTCGCCGAGCGGCTGGCGGTGCTGCGCACCGGCATCCACGGCCGGTTCGTCAACCTCTCGCTGCGCACCGTCGGCCTGGTGGAGCGCCAACTCGGCGTCATCGAGTCGCTGGAGGAGTCCGAGCAGGACCCGGAGCGGCTGGAGACCCTCTTCAAGCTGGACCACTACGCCGCGCGGATGCGCCGCAACAGCGAGAACCTGCTCGTCCTGGCCGGCGCCGAACAGCACGGCAGCAGCCACTCGGGGCCGGTGCCGCTGCTGGACATGCTGCGCGCCGCGGTCAGCGAGATCGAGCGCTACGAGCGGGTGCGGATCGCCTCGCTGCCGCCGCACGCCCAGGTCGCCGGGTTCGCCTCCGACGACCTCAGCCACCTGGTCGCCGAACTCCTGGAGAACGCCACCGCGTTCTCCCCGCCGGACGCCCATGTCGAGCTCTCCGGCTGGCTGTTGGAGAGCGGCGAGCTGATGCTCTCCGTCGAGGACGAGGGCATCGGGATGACCGCCGACCGGCTGGCGGAGGTCAACGAGCGGCTCGCGGACGCCGAGTCCGCCTCGACGTCCGAGACCGTGGACGAGGCGCTGGGCCTCGGCCTGTACGTGGTGGTCCGGCTGGCCGCCCGGCACGGGGTGCAGGTCCAGCTCCGGGACCGGAAGCAGGGCGGGGTCACCGCCGTCGTCGTGCTGCCCGGTTCGATCCTGCCGAACCGGCCGGGGCCGGGGCCGGTGCCCCAGGGCGCGGCGGCGGGCACCGGCGGGCCGGCCCTCCCGGGCTCGATCGCCGAGGCCAACTCCAACACCCTCCAGACGCGGACGCACCGGCTCGACCCGGCCGGCCCGCCGGCCCCCGCGGAGCCGGTGGCCCCGGCGCCCGCACCGACCCCCGCGCCCGCGCCCGCCCCGGCGGCGCAGGCCGCGCCGGAGCCCGCTCCCCAGGAGCCGGCCGCCCGGCGCGGTCTGGCCGGCGACCCGTTCGTCGCCGCGGCCGAGCGCGCCATCGACGCGGCGGGGCTGGGCACTTCGGCCCAGGCCCCGGCGGAGCAGGCGCCGTCGGGCCCGCCGGCCGCGCCCTCCGTACCGGCCCAGTCGAAGGCCGCACCGGAACCCGTCGCGCCGGAGCCGGCCGCCTCGGCCCCCGAACTGAGCCCGTACGGCCCGCAGTCGGCCGGCCCGTACGCCTCCGCCGGCAACGCCGCCGGGACCCCCGGCAACGCCACCGGCGAGCACACCCGCCCCGGGGAGGCCGCGCCGCAGGGCGCGTCCCCGGCCGAGGGCGTCCCGGCGCCCGGGAAGCGCCGGCACGCCGCCCCGGCGCCGGCCACCGCCGACCCGTACGCCATCGGGCCGGACCAGCACGCCCGCCCCGTCCAGGGCGGGGAGCCCGCCGGAGCACCGGAGCCCACCGCGGCCCCGGACCCGGCGTCCCAGGGGGAGGCACAAGAGGAGGCACCCGACGCGGCCGGACCGCCGCGCCGGACCGCCACCGGGCTGCCCAAGCGCACGCCCAAGAACGTGGCGCAGAAGAAGGCGCCCGCCGCTCCCCGGCGGACGGGCGCCGCCAACGCCGAGGCACTGCGCCGTCGGCTCGGCGGATTCCAGCAGGGGGCACGAGACGGCCGGCGCGACGTCGCCGCCGAGATCGCGGAACGTACCGCGGAGCAGACCATCCCACAGACGGACACCGACGGAGCGGGGGCCCCGGGAGACAGCCGGATCGGCGAGGAGGCACGCGAGTGA
- a CDS encoding TetR/AcrR family transcriptional regulator: MNGSGTAPAVPRPAYRRLSVEQRRSQLLAAALGLFAQRAPEDVSLDDVATAAEVSRPLVYRYFPGGKQQLYEAALRSAADELEQCFAEPEIGPLTRRLGRALDRYLAFVDQHDAGFSALLQSGSVVETSRTNAIVDEVRRAAAEQILHHLGAPEPSPRLRTTVRMWIASVEAASLIWLDEEKQPGLDELRDWLVDHFVALLTATAARDAGTARVIRATLKLEARNGPAGDFARRLLPVVSDAAHLL, encoded by the coding sequence ATGAACGGCAGCGGCACCGCCCCAGCAGTACCCAGACCCGCCTACCGCAGGCTGAGCGTGGAGCAGCGCCGCAGCCAGCTCCTGGCCGCGGCGCTGGGCCTGTTCGCCCAGCGCGCGCCGGAGGACGTCTCGTTGGACGACGTCGCGACCGCCGCCGAGGTCTCGCGGCCGCTCGTCTACCGCTACTTCCCCGGCGGCAAGCAGCAGTTGTACGAGGCGGCGCTGCGCAGCGCCGCCGACGAGCTGGAGCAGTGCTTCGCGGAGCCCGAGATCGGCCCGCTCACCCGGCGGCTGGGCCGCGCCCTCGACCGCTACCTGGCCTTCGTCGACCAGCACGACGCCGGGTTCTCCGCGCTGCTGCAGAGCGGCAGCGTGGTGGAGACGTCCCGGACGAACGCGATCGTGGACGAGGTCCGGCGGGCCGCGGCCGAGCAGATCCTGCACCACCTCGGCGCCCCGGAGCCGAGCCCGCGGCTGCGGACGACGGTCCGGATGTGGATCGCCTCGGTCGAGGCCGCCTCGCTGATCTGGCTCGACGAGGAGAAGCAGCCCGGCCTCGACGAGCTGCGGGACTGGCTGGTGGACCACTTCGTGGCGCTGCTCACCGCCACCGCGGCCCGCGATGCGGGGACCGCCCGGGTGATCCGCGCGACCCTGAAGCTGGAGGCCCGCAACGGCCCGGCCGGCGACTTCGCGCGCCGCCTCCTGCCCGTCGTCAGCGACGCCGCCCATCTGCTGTAA
- a CDS encoding roadblock/LC7 domain-containing protein, with amino-acid sequence MAQAPTAYGHGLSTQARNLHWLLGNLVDEVPGVRSVAVVSSDGLLLLSSDPEQGGAIAGHGGEQGGPRGSSADLATIVSGLGSLTNGAAKLMDGGTVKQTMVAMDEGSLFVMSVSDGSLLGVHATPDCDMSVVAYHMALFVGRAGHVLTPELRTELRKSMENVQ; translated from the coding sequence ATGGCGCAAGCGCCCACTGCTTACGGACACGGATTGAGCACCCAGGCACGCAATCTGCACTGGCTGCTCGGGAATCTGGTCGACGAGGTCCCCGGCGTCCGCTCCGTCGCGGTCGTCTCCTCCGACGGTCTGCTGCTGCTCTCCTCCGACCCCGAGCAGGGCGGGGCCATCGCCGGCCACGGCGGCGAGCAGGGCGGTCCGCGCGGCTCCAGCGCCGACCTCGCCACCATCGTGTCCGGCCTCGGCAGCCTCACCAACGGGGCGGCCAAGCTGATGGACGGCGGCACCGTCAAGCAGACGATGGTCGCGATGGACGAGGGCAGCCTCTTCGTCATGTCGGTCAGCGACGGCTCGCTGCTCGGGGTGCACGCCACCCCGGACTGCGACATGAGCGTCGTCGCCTACCACATGGCCCTGTTCGTCGGCCGGGCCGGCCATGTCCTCACCCCCGAACTCCGCACCGAACTCCGCAAGTCGATGGAGAACGTCCAGTGA
- a CDS encoding alpha/beta fold hydrolase encodes MSASPTPSGPAAPSASSPSPAFRAAYGRALALWPVPVEPVEHEGEFGTTRVNACGAVGRPPLVLLGGGGATSAGWYARVAELARTHRVHAVDVPGTPGLTVPTGRPLRRPADLMAWLDGLLDGLGLDRVALMGHSYGGWIAAGYAVHAPDRVERLVLLDPTQVFAGYRVSYLVRAVPLLVRPGEAGARRFLAWECGGGPGVAPELVRLMGVGGREFRGLRPVTGARPELARLAAAGTSVLVLVAGGSRAHDVWKVGAAAGRGLPGARVVTVPGVGHHALPELRSAAVEGELSGFLTGGAESG; translated from the coding sequence GTGTCCGCGAGCCCCACGCCCTCCGGTCCCGCCGCCCCTTCCGCGTCCTCGCCGTCCCCGGCGTTCCGCGCCGCGTACGGGCGGGCCCTGGCGCTCTGGCCGGTGCCGGTCGAACCGGTCGAGCACGAAGGGGAGTTCGGGACCACGCGGGTGAACGCCTGCGGGGCGGTCGGGCGGCCGCCGCTCGTGCTGCTGGGCGGCGGCGGGGCCACCTCCGCCGGCTGGTACGCGCGGGTCGCCGAACTCGCCCGGACGCACCGGGTCCACGCGGTGGACGTGCCGGGCACGCCGGGGCTGACCGTGCCCACCGGGCGGCCGCTGCGTCGGCCGGCCGACCTGATGGCCTGGCTGGACGGGCTGTTGGACGGGCTCGGGCTCGACCGGGTCGCGCTGATGGGGCACTCGTACGGGGGCTGGATCGCGGCGGGCTATGCGGTGCACGCGCCCGACCGGGTGGAGCGGCTGGTGCTGCTCGATCCGACGCAGGTCTTCGCCGGTTACCGGGTGTCGTATCTGGTGCGGGCCGTGCCGCTGTTGGTCCGGCCCGGTGAGGCCGGGGCCCGGCGGTTCCTGGCGTGGGAGTGCGGCGGCGGTCCGGGGGTGGCGCCCGAGTTGGTGCGGCTGATGGGGGTGGGCGGCCGGGAGTTCCGGGGCCTGCGGCCGGTCACCGGGGCACGGCCGGAGCTCGCTCGGCTGGCGGCCGCCGGGACGTCGGTGCTGGTGCTGGTGGCCGGGGGGAGTCGGGCGCACGACGTGTGGAAGGTCGGTGCGGCGGCGGGGCGGGGGCTGCCGGGGGCGCGGGTCGTGACGGTGCCGGGGGTCGGGCACCATGCGTTGCCGGAGCTGCGGTCGGCCGCCGTGGAGGGGGAGTTGAGCGGGTTCCTGACGGGCGGGGCGGAGTCGGGCTGA
- a CDS encoding DUF742 domain-containing protein, with protein sequence MSSSPKLPVRGGERKPARVRPYSLTGGRTRFGHVLLVETFVAALDAPEERRELTSGGWGDRVMPEMRAIVELCRRMRSVAEISALLKMPLGVVRVLLSDLADQGKIRVYGTGHGTGRPDRALLERVLSGLHRL encoded by the coding sequence GTGAGCAGTAGCCCGAAACTCCCCGTGCGCGGCGGGGAACGCAAACCCGCGCGGGTCCGCCCGTATTCGCTCACCGGCGGCCGGACGCGCTTCGGCCACGTGCTGCTCGTCGAGACGTTCGTGGCGGCGCTGGACGCCCCCGAGGAGCGGCGCGAGTTGACCTCCGGCGGCTGGGGGGACCGCGTGATGCCGGAGATGCGCGCGATCGTCGAGCTGTGCCGTCGGATGCGCTCGGTCGCGGAGATCTCCGCGCTCCTCAAGATGCCGCTGGGTGTGGTCCGCGTCCTGCTCAGCGACCTCGCCGACCAGGGAAAGATTCGCGTCTACGGCACCGGGCACGGCACCGGCCGGCCCGACCGCGCGCTGCTCGAAAGGGTGCTGAGTGGACTTCACAGGCTCTGA
- a CDS encoding AurF N-oxygenase family protein, with amino-acid sequence MTVTDIEVLRDALGALKDREQVAERLLASSAKHSFDPDAELDWDAPFEEGKWFWPPELVSLYDTPLWRRMSQEQRILLSQHEAAALASLGIWFEMILMQLLVRHIYDKPVTSAHVRYALTEIEDECRHSKMFARLISRGDTPWYPVSRVHHHLGRLFKTISTTPGSFTATLLGEEVLDWMQRLTFADERVQPLVRGVTRIHVVEEARHVRYAREELRRQMVTAPKWSQEFTRVTSGEFARVFAVAFVNPEVYTNVGLDRNEAVAQVKASGHRREVMQNGARRLTDFLDDIGVLRGVGRRLWRSSGLLA; translated from the coding sequence ATGACCGTGACGGATATCGAAGTCCTGCGGGACGCCCTCGGGGCGCTCAAGGACCGGGAGCAGGTCGCCGAGCGGCTGCTCGCCTCCTCCGCCAAGCACTCCTTCGACCCCGACGCCGAACTCGACTGGGACGCGCCCTTCGAGGAGGGCAAGTGGTTCTGGCCGCCGGAGCTGGTATCGCTCTACGACACCCCGCTGTGGCGGCGGATGAGCCAGGAACAGCGCATCCTGCTCTCCCAGCACGAGGCCGCGGCGCTCGCCTCGTTGGGCATCTGGTTCGAGATGATCCTGATGCAGTTGCTCGTCCGGCACATCTACGACAAGCCGGTCACCAGCGCGCACGTCCGGTACGCGCTCACCGAGATCGAGGACGAGTGCCGGCACTCGAAGATGTTCGCCCGGCTGATCTCCCGCGGGGACACGCCCTGGTACCCGGTGAGCCGGGTCCATCACCACCTCGGCCGCCTCTTCAAGACGATCTCCACCACCCCGGGTTCGTTCACCGCGACCCTGCTCGGCGAGGAGGTCCTGGACTGGATGCAGCGGCTGACCTTCGCCGACGAGCGGGTGCAGCCGTTGGTCCGCGGCGTCACCCGGATCCACGTGGTGGAGGAGGCCCGGCACGTGCGCTACGCCCGCGAGGAGTTGCGGCGGCAGATGGTGACGGCGCCCAAGTGGTCACAGGAGTTCACCCGGGTCACCTCCGGCGAGTTCGCCCGGGTCTTCGCGGTGGCGTTCGTCAACCCCGAGGTCTACACCAACGTCGGCCTGGACCGGAACGAGGCGGTCGCCCAGGTGAAGGCCAGCGGCCACCGGCGGGAGGTCATGCAGAACGGCGCCAGGCGCCTGACGGACTTCCTCGACGACATCGGGGTGCTGCGCGGGGTCGGCCGCCGACTGTGGCGCAGCTCGGGACTGTTGGCCTGA
- a CDS encoding ferritin-like domain-containing protein — translation MSIRELYVQDPGDPLWTVPATGAARFNWEYDEGRDRLLALYQKGKDKQWDATTRIDWDLEVDPKDPLGTPDDALAVYGTKYWGRMTEKDRGDLRQRFTAWQFSQFLHGEQGAMVCAARIVESVPDLDAKFYSATQTMDEARHAEIYGRFLKDKIGMLYPVDDNLRALLADTLADSRWDMPYLGMQVLIEGLALAAFGMIRDTTNKPLPQQILAYVMQDEARHVAFGRMALRDYYRQLTDAELREREEFVIEGCYLMRDRLRGTQVLTDFGIPPQEAAELTEGSEFLQLFRKLLFSRIVPCVKDIGLWGERLQRAYVDLGVFGLGDANLDLLMTQDEELAEKLDAERFATEEAARTAEVAEAVARGADEG, via the coding sequence GTGTCCATCCGAGAGCTGTACGTACAGGACCCAGGCGATCCCCTGTGGACCGTGCCGGCCACCGGCGCGGCCCGCTTCAACTGGGAGTACGACGAGGGACGTGACCGACTGCTGGCTCTCTACCAAAAGGGCAAGGACAAGCAGTGGGACGCCACCACCCGGATCGACTGGGACCTGGAGGTGGACCCCAAGGACCCACTCGGCACCCCCGACGACGCCCTGGCCGTGTACGGGACGAAGTACTGGGGCCGGATGACCGAGAAGGACCGCGGCGACCTCCGACAGCGCTTCACCGCCTGGCAGTTCAGTCAGTTCCTGCACGGCGAACAGGGCGCGATGGTCTGCGCGGCGCGCATCGTGGAGTCCGTCCCCGACCTGGACGCCAAGTTCTACTCGGCCACCCAGACCATGGACGAGGCCCGGCACGCGGAGATCTACGGCCGCTTCCTCAAGGACAAGATCGGGATGCTCTACCCGGTCGACGACAACCTCCGGGCGCTGCTGGCCGACACCCTCGCCGACTCCCGCTGGGACATGCCCTACCTCGGCATGCAGGTCCTCATCGAGGGCCTGGCGCTGGCCGCGTTCGGCATGATCCGCGACACCACCAACAAGCCGCTGCCACAGCAGATCCTCGCCTACGTCATGCAGGACGAGGCCCGGCACGTCGCCTTCGGCCGGATGGCGCTGCGCGACTACTACCGGCAGCTCACCGACGCCGAGCTCCGCGAGCGCGAGGAATTCGTCATCGAGGGCTGCTACTTGATGCGCGACCGGCTGCGCGGCACCCAGGTCCTTACGGACTTCGGCATCCCGCCGCAGGAGGCCGCCGAGCTCACCGAGGGCTCCGAGTTCCTCCAACTCTTCCGGAAGCTGCTGTTCAGCCGGATCGTCCCGTGCGTGAAGGACATCGGCCTGTGGGGCGAGCGCCTCCAGCGTGCCTATGTGGACCTCGGCGTCTTCGGGTTGGGCGACGCCAACCTCGACCTGCTGATGACCCAGGACGAGGAGCTCGCCGAGAAGCTGGACGCCGAGCGGTTCGCCACCGAGGAGGCGGCCCGCACGGCAGAGGTGGCCGAGGCCGTCGCCCGGGGCGCCGACGAAGGGTGA
- a CDS encoding ADP-ribosylglycohydrolase family protein — protein sequence MDTDDRRRAAVRGSIEGLAHGDAFGERFFPLLRTEEEARALITARRLPPDPHWRWTDDTAMALDLLAVLTAHGEVQQPALMARFAATHRADPGRGYGPGMHALLPRAAAAPEGWRELAHALFGGEGSLGNGAAMRVAPLGAWFHHDLDRAAEQAARSAEVTHAHPQGIAGAVAVAVAAALAARGTPLALPEIAARTPEGPVRDGLLRAAQLPPDTVPEDAAAILGSGHRVRAEDTVPFALWCAARHPDDLPTALWTTAAGLGDVDTTCAITGGVVGARRGTGALGEEWTRRREPLPEWLD from the coding sequence ATGGACACCGACGACCGACGGCGCGCCGCGGTGCGCGGCAGCATCGAGGGCCTGGCGCACGGCGACGCCTTCGGTGAACGCTTCTTCCCGCTCCTCCGGACCGAGGAGGAGGCCCGCGCGCTGATCACCGCCCGCCGCCTGCCGCCCGACCCCCACTGGCGCTGGACCGACGACACGGCCATGGCGCTCGACCTGCTGGCCGTCCTCACCGCACACGGCGAGGTCCAACAACCCGCCCTCATGGCCCGGTTCGCCGCCACCCACCGCGCCGACCCGGGCCGCGGCTACGGCCCCGGCATGCACGCCCTGCTGCCCCGCGCCGCGGCCGCGCCCGAGGGCTGGCGGGAGTTGGCGCACGCCCTCTTCGGCGGCGAGGGCAGCCTCGGCAACGGCGCCGCCATGCGGGTCGCCCCGCTCGGCGCCTGGTTCCACCACGACCTCGACCGCGCCGCCGAACAGGCCGCCCGCTCCGCGGAGGTCACCCACGCCCACCCCCAGGGCATCGCCGGCGCGGTCGCGGTGGCCGTGGCCGCCGCGCTCGCCGCCCGCGGCACCCCCCTCGCCCTCCCCGAGATCGCCGCCCGCACCCCCGAGGGCCCGGTCCGCGACGGCCTGCTGCGCGCCGCCCAACTCCCGCCCGACACCGTCCCCGAGGACGCCGCCGCCATCCTGGGCAGCGGCCACCGCGTACGCGCCGAGGACACCGTCCCGTTCGCCCTCTGGTGCGCCGCCCGCCACCCCGACGACCTCCCCACCGCCCTGTGGACCACCGCCGCCGGCCTGGGCGACGTGGACACCACCTGCGCCATCACCGGCGGCGTAGTGGGCGCCCGTAGGGGGACGGGAGCGCTGGGGGAGGAGTGGACGCGCAGGCGGGAGCCGTTGCCGGAGTGGCTCGACTAG
- a CDS encoding GTP-binding protein, with amino-acid sequence MQSWQTDRSQAPIATKIVVAGGFGVGKTTFVGSVSEITPLQTEAVMTEASEATDDLSATPEKTTTTVAMDFGRITLDQELVLYLFGTPGQQRFWFMWDDLVRGAIGAIVMADTRRLQDCFPALDYFESCGLPYIVAVNHFEGTELYDVEDVRDALTVPPEVPVVVMDARRRPTVIQALLGLVGHALDVTPE; translated from the coding sequence CTGCAGAGCTGGCAGACGGACCGTTCGCAGGCGCCGATCGCCACCAAGATCGTGGTGGCGGGCGGCTTCGGCGTCGGCAAGACCACCTTCGTCGGGTCGGTCTCGGAGATCACCCCGCTCCAGACCGAGGCGGTGATGACCGAGGCCAGCGAGGCGACCGACGACCTGTCCGCGACGCCGGAGAAGACCACGACCACGGTCGCCATGGACTTCGGCCGGATCACCCTCGACCAGGAACTGGTGCTGTACCTCTTCGGCACCCCCGGCCAGCAGCGCTTCTGGTTCATGTGGGACGACCTGGTGCGCGGCGCGATCGGCGCGATCGTGATGGCGGACACCCGGCGGCTTCAGGACTGCTTCCCGGCGCTGGACTACTTCGAGAGCTGCGGGCTGCCGTACATCGTCGCGGTCAACCACTTCGAGGGGACCGAGCTGTACGACGTGGAGGACGTCCGGGACGCGCTGACGGTCCCGCCGGAGGTGCCGGTCGTGGTGATGGACGCCCGGCGCCGGCCCACGGTCATCCAGGCGCTCCTCGGGCTGGTCGGCCACGCGCTGGACGTCACGCCCGAGTAG